The following coding sequences lie in one Oikeobacillus pervagus genomic window:
- the fliL gene encoding flagellar basal body-associated protein FliL — protein MENEKQKNKILSVMLILLTVITLVGAVVIIMILKSSNTGIAKEPKIDEVLEASVDVPELTTNLATNDYIRISFKIETESKEAKKELEKRDFQTKNIIIKELSELKSDDLKGKEGKDRLCDQLKMKLNEVMQEGKVINVYITSYIIQ, from the coding sequence ATGGAGAATGAAAAACAAAAAAATAAAATTTTATCGGTGATGCTAATCTTATTAACTGTCATTACACTCGTAGGGGCAGTCGTCATCATTATGATTCTTAAATCATCGAATACGGGAATAGCAAAAGAACCAAAAATCGATGAAGTTTTAGAGGCTTCTGTTGATGTTCCAGAACTTACAACAAACTTAGCAACGAATGATTATATTCGTATTTCGTTTAAAATCGAAACGGAAAGCAAGGAAGCAAAAAAAGAGTTAGAAAAACGCGATTTTCAAACAAAAAATATTATTATAAAAGAACTATCTGAGTTAAAATCCGATGATTTAAAGGGGAAGGAAGGGAAAGACCGGTTATGTGACCAACTAAAAATGAAGTTAAATGAAGTGATGCAAGAAGGGAAAGTTATTAATGTATACATCACCTCCTATATTATACAATAA
- a CDS encoding flagellar FlbD family protein: protein MIPVTRLNGKSFLLNAIYIEMIESFPDTTITLTNGRKFVVKESEGEVKQLILDFYKQVHLLGGQMLEGCEDGE from the coding sequence GTGATTCCAGTGACAAGGTTAAACGGGAAATCGTTTTTACTAAATGCGATCTACATAGAAATGATAGAGTCTTTTCCAGATACGACGATTACACTGACGAATGGTCGTAAATTTGTGGTGAAGGAGTCGGAAGGAGAGGTCAAACAGCTCATCCTTGATTTCTATAAGCAAGTTCATCTTCTAGGGGGACAAATGTTGGAGGGATGCGAAGATGGAGAATGA
- a CDS encoding flagellar hook protein FlgE, whose product MLRSMYSGISGVKNFQTKLDVIGNNIANVNTYGFKKGRVTFKDLMSQTVSGASRPGLNVGGQNPKQVGLGATIATIDLIDTQGSLQTTGRVLDVGINGDGYFTVAQGNNLLYTRAGNFYLDSNGSLVTGDGMKVQGYNVRDDGTIDRNTIKDIVLDTNTVMPPNETTFVNFGGNLNAEAPNYNNTDSNTADGRVTIDFKVKDQLGRDINLQVEFKKTNENKWSYKLKTSDPKNTIEGQTNTELSFEKGVLNDTPLESITIKTTDGLEVPIKLDFSNITQFASASTANVDKMDGNAEGYLESFNIGASGEINGVYSNGQVATQGQLVVATFANNGGLMKAGNNYFQASNNSGIPNYGVANEGRGALQSGALEMSNVDLSEEFTEMIVAQRGFQANTRIITTSDEILQELVNLKR is encoded by the coding sequence ATGCTACGTTCGATGTACTCTGGAATTAGTGGGGTCAAAAACTTTCAAACAAAATTAGATGTTATCGGTAATAATATTGCCAATGTGAATACATACGGTTTCAAAAAAGGTCGTGTCACCTTTAAAGATCTCATGAGTCAAACCGTTTCAGGTGCAAGTCGCCCAGGCTTAAATGTCGGAGGGCAAAACCCGAAACAAGTCGGACTAGGGGCAACCATTGCGACGATTGATTTAATCGATACACAAGGAAGTCTCCAAACAACCGGCCGAGTGCTCGATGTCGGAATAAACGGCGATGGCTATTTCACCGTAGCCCAAGGGAATAACCTTTTATATACAAGAGCAGGAAACTTTTATTTAGATAGCAATGGTTCATTGGTGACGGGGGACGGGATGAAGGTACAAGGATATAACGTGAGAGACGATGGAACAATTGATCGTAATACGATTAAAGATATTGTGCTCGATACGAATACCGTCATGCCACCGAATGAAACTACATTTGTGAATTTTGGTGGGAATTTGAACGCAGAGGCTCCAAACTATAATAATACTGATTCAAATACTGCTGATGGAAGAGTTACAATTGATTTCAAAGTAAAAGATCAACTTGGAAGAGATATTAATTTGCAAGTAGAATTTAAAAAAACTAATGAAAATAAATGGAGCTATAAGTTGAAAACATCAGATCCGAAAAACACAATAGAAGGGCAAACAAACACAGAATTATCCTTTGAAAAAGGTGTTTTAAATGATACACCCCTTGAGTCAATAACCATAAAAACAACTGATGGCTTGGAAGTTCCTATTAAACTAGACTTCTCCAACATCACTCAATTTGCCAGTGCCTCCACTGCCAATGTCGATAAAATGGATGGCAATGCGGAAGGCTACTTAGAAAGCTTCAATATCGGGGCTTCTGGGGAAATTAATGGGGTATATTCGAACGGACAGGTGGCAACGCAAGGGCAATTAGTTGTAGCAACGTTTGCCAATAATGGCGGATTAATGAAGGCTGGAAATAACTATTTCCAAGCGTCTAATAACTCTGGAATTCCGAATTATGGGGTTGCCAATGAAGGTCGTGGGGCTTTGCAATCAGGTGCTCTTGAAATGTCCAATGTGGACTTATCGGAAGAATTTACCGAAATGATCGTTGCGCAGCGTGGTTTCCAAGCGAACACGAGAATTATTACGACATCAGATGAAATTTTGCAAGAGCTTGTGAACTTAAAACGTTAA